The following coding sequences are from one Gadus morhua chromosome 10, gadMor3.0, whole genome shotgun sequence window:
- the prom1a gene encoding prominin-1-A isoform X2 produces MWRSGLLLLLAGHLVSCELQPDPGITPPPGRPPPPGRPPRERLDFGSVPAGVYETLAHYEPGPIGILFSLVHAFLCVVQPNPFPQDLIVKLVKEKFGAPQTEYQKPENIVLTLQVLYYELGFLLCAAVGVVYLVLLPLAGLLLCICRCCDNCGGEMHQRQRKNADCQRGLLGTLLFTTSLVISIGVLCAYTANQTLSSQVKNVRRLVNSNMRDLHTFVNDTPTQIDFLVSQYSTAKGKVLYDLDNIGPLLGGRIHGQLGKEVRPAMDGALSLAGVKIERALKAMRETREALENASVSLEVLQEGSGKLAFSLSLMRSSLRRSLDDPACRDPKNQPTSAQLCSAIQSSLSHLHLHANYSRLASVNPQLEKMNQVLQTDLRAVIQRGYSSLNNTPSMVVDQTTSVVEGVRGLLDGIGSNISSFSKGFPVRSSLANFTIFINQAHSSIEDHYPQLDQADFYRWAGCIALCCMLVLVLAFNYLGLLCGTLGYDKHASPTTRGCISNTGGTLLMAGVGFSFLFSWLLMGVVTAAFLVGGNLEKLLCEPYHSKELFKLLDTPHMVDPQWRNFIPGFLYNDSDLDLTVENLYSNCKENRGIYSAGRLDKIFNITAFLNTTLFTREVVSVLEGIRLDLGGVELLQAEGRQNLLDFSESGLSEINYAQYLEEVNKGVTVEDLLTFTSQLEAQTDLMPEGPLQTALKGHTSTLRQIHSQQVVPLEQAMKYVRARSALNQSMRFLERTASDLPNKVLAVLNALDEAQYLISKNATQLTSQETKLYKDVIVGYFQQYIDWVKSSLALEVATCKPLSNMVDTTHILTCNFLLDAMNTFWMGLGCSTLFLLPSIVLAVKLAKFYRRMETEDVYDDVPSYDTMTRFPRASAPPSYIDW; encoded by the exons ATGTGGAGGTCCGGCCTACTGCTGCTCCTGGCCGGACACCTCGTCTCATGTGAGCTGCAGCCGGACCCCGGGATAACCCCGCCGCCCGGGAGACCCCCGCCGCCCGGGAGACCCCCCCGGGAGAGGCTGGACTTCGGTTCCGTCCCGGCGGGGGTCTACGAGACCCTGGCCCACTACGAGCCAGGACCTATCGGGATCCTCTTCAGCCTGGTGCACGCCTTCCTGTGCGTGGTCCAGCCAAACCCCTTCCCCCAAG ATCTCATCGTAAAACTGGTGAAGGAGAAGTTTGGAGCGCCTCAGACGGAGTATCAGAAG ccagagaaCATAGTCCTGACCCTGCAG gtgctcTACTATGAACTGGGCTTCCTGCTGTGTGCGGCGGTGGGCGTGGTGTACCTggtgctcctccccctcgccgGCCTCCTGCTGTGTATCTGCCGTTGCTGTGACAACTGCGGAGGGGAAATGCACCAGCGGCAGCGGAAGAACGCCGACTGTCAGCGCGGCCTTCTGGGAACGCTACTGTTCACCACCTCGCTGGTCATCAG CATCGGAGTGCTGTGTGCCTacacagccaatcagacgcTGAGCTCTCAGGTGAAGAACGTCAGGCGATTGGTCAACAGCAACATGAGGGACCTTCACACCTTCGTCAACGACACGCCCACG CAAATTGACTTCCTGGTCTCTCAGTACTCGACTGCGAAAGGAAAAGTTCTGTATGACCTCGACA ATATAGGTCCTCTACTTGGCGGAAGGATACACGGGCAGCTAGGGAAGGAGGTCCGGCCTGCCATGGACGGAGCGCTCAGTCTGGCTGGAG TGAAAATCGAAAGAGCCCTAAAAG CGATGCGAGAGACGAGGGAGGCTCTGGAGAATGCCAGTGTGTCTCTGGAGGTGCTCCAGGAGGGCAGCGGGAAGCTGGCCTTCAGCCTGAGTCTGATGAGGAGCAGTCTGAGGCGCAGCCTGGACGACCCGGCCTGCAGGGACCCCAAGAACCAGCCCACCTCCGCCCAGCTCTGCAGCGCCATCCAGAGCTCCCTcagccacctccacctgcacgCCAACTACTCCAGG CTGGCAAGTGTGAACCCTCAGCTGGAGAAGATGAACCAGGTTCTGCAGACAGACTTGAGAGCCGTCATCCAGAGG GGCTACTCGTCTCTGAACAATACTCCTTCCATGGTGGTGGATCAGACCACGTCCGTGGTGGAGG GGGTGAGAGGGCTGTTGGACGGCATTGGCTCCAACATCAGCAGCTTCTCCAAGGGTTTCCCGGTCCGAAGCAGTCTGGCCAACTTCACCATCTTCATCAACCAGGCCCACTCGTCCATCGAGGACCACTACCCCCAGCTGGACCAGGCAGACTTCTACAG GTGGGCTGGCTGCATCGCGCTGTGCTGCatgctggtcctggtcctggcctTCAACTACCTGGGCCTGCTGTGTGGAACGCTGGGCTACGACAAACACGCCTCACCCACCACCCGGGGCTGCATCTCCAACACTGGGGGCACCCTGCTCATGGC GGGGGTGGGCTTCAGCTTCCTGTTCTCCTGGCTGCTCATGGGGGTCGTCACCGCCGCCTTCCTGGTTGGGGGGAACCTGGAGAAGCTGCTCTGTGAGCCCTACCACAGCAAGGAGCTCTTCAAG CTCCTGGACACGCCCCACATGGTGGACCCCCAGTGGAGGAACTTCATCCCCGGGTTCCTGTACAACGACTCGGACCTGGACCTCACCGTGGAGAACCTGTACAG TAACTGTAAGGAGAACAGGGGTATCTACTCCGCCGGGCGTCTGGATAAGATCTTCAACATCACAGCGTTCCTCAACACAACCCTG ttcacCAGGGAGGTGGTGTCGGTGCTGGAGGGGATCCGTCTGGACCTGGGTGGGGTGGAGCTGCTGCAGGCGGAGGGGCGGCAGAACCTTCTGGACTTCTCTGAGTCCGGCCTGTCAGAGATCAACTACGCCCAATACCTGGAGgag GTGAATAAAGGTGTGACGGTGGAGGACCTGCTGACCTTCACCAGCCAGCTGGAGGCCCAGACGGACCTCATG cccgaGGGGCCCCTCCAGACCGCTCTGAAGGGCCACACCAGCACCCTGAGACAGATCCACAGCCAGCAGGTGGTGCCACTGGAGCAGGCCATG AAATATGTGAGAGCCAGG AGTGCGTTGAACCAGAGTATGAGGTTCCTGGAGCGAACGGCCTCCGACCTGCCA AACAAAGTTTTGGCCGTTTTAAACGCCCTGGATGAAGCCCAATACCTAATCTCCAAGAATGCAACACAACTGACCAGTCAG gaGACGAAGCTGTACAAGGACGTCATCGTTGGCTACTTCCAGCAGTACATTGACTGGGTGAAGAGCTCG CTGGCATTGGAGGTGGCGACCTGTAAGCCCTTGAGCAACATGGTGGACACTACCCACATCCTCACTTGCAACTTCCTGCTGGACGCCATG AACACGTTCTGGATGGGTCTGGGCTGCAGCACGCTGTTCCTCCTGCCCAGCATCGTCCTCGCCGTGAAGCTCGCCAAGTTCTACCGCCGCATGGAAACAGAGGACGTCTACGACGA
- the prom1a gene encoding prominin-1-A isoform X6 — protein MWRSGLLLLLAGHLVSCELQPDPGITPPPGRPPPPGRPPRERLDFGSVPAGVYETLAHYEPGPIGILFSLVHAFLCVVQPNPFPQDLIVKLVKEKFGAPQTEYQKPENIVLTLQVLYYELGFLLCAAVGVVYLVLLPLAGLLLCICRCCDNCGGEMHQRQRKNADCQRGLLGTLLFTTSLVISIGVLCAYTANQTLSSQVKNVRRLVNSNMRDLHTFVNDTPTQIDFLVSQYSTAKGKVLYDLDNIGPLLGGRIHGQLGKEVRPAMDGALSLAGVKIERALKAMRETREALENASVSLEVLQEGSGKLAFSLSLMRSSLRRSLDDPACRDPKNQPTSAQLCSAIQSSLSHLHLHANYSRLASVNPQLEKMNQVLQTDLRAVIQRGYSSLNNTPSMVVDQTTSVVEGVRGLLDGIGSNISSFSKGFPVRSSLANFTIFINQAHSSIEDHYPQLDQADFYRWAGCIALCCMLVLVLAFNYLGLLCGTLGYDKHASPTTRGCISNTGGTLLMAGVGFSFLFSWLLMGVVTAAFLVGGNLEKLLCEPYHSKELFKLLDTPHMVDPQWRNFIPGFLYNDSDLDLTVENLYSNCKENRGIYSAGRLDKIFNITAFLNTTLFTREVVSVLEGIRLDLGGVELLQAEGRQNLLDFSESGLSEINYAQYLEEVNKGVTVEDLLTFTSQLEAQTDLMPEGPLQTALKGHTSTLRQIHSQQVVPLEQAMKYVRARSALNQSMRFLERTASDLPNKVLAVLNALDEAQYLISKNATQLTSQETKLYKDVIVGYFQQYIDWVKSSLALEVATCKPLSNMVDTTHILTCNFLLDAMNTFWMGLGCSTLFLLPSIVLAVKLAKFYRRMETEDVYDDSSVSGTWHFTL, from the exons ATGTGGAGGTCCGGCCTACTGCTGCTCCTGGCCGGACACCTCGTCTCATGTGAGCTGCAGCCGGACCCCGGGATAACCCCGCCGCCCGGGAGACCCCCGCCGCCCGGGAGACCCCCCCGGGAGAGGCTGGACTTCGGTTCCGTCCCGGCGGGGGTCTACGAGACCCTGGCCCACTACGAGCCAGGACCTATCGGGATCCTCTTCAGCCTGGTGCACGCCTTCCTGTGCGTGGTCCAGCCAAACCCCTTCCCCCAAG ATCTCATCGTAAAACTGGTGAAGGAGAAGTTTGGAGCGCCTCAGACGGAGTATCAGAAG ccagagaaCATAGTCCTGACCCTGCAG gtgctcTACTATGAACTGGGCTTCCTGCTGTGTGCGGCGGTGGGCGTGGTGTACCTggtgctcctccccctcgccgGCCTCCTGCTGTGTATCTGCCGTTGCTGTGACAACTGCGGAGGGGAAATGCACCAGCGGCAGCGGAAGAACGCCGACTGTCAGCGCGGCCTTCTGGGAACGCTACTGTTCACCACCTCGCTGGTCATCAG CATCGGAGTGCTGTGTGCCTacacagccaatcagacgcTGAGCTCTCAGGTGAAGAACGTCAGGCGATTGGTCAACAGCAACATGAGGGACCTTCACACCTTCGTCAACGACACGCCCACG CAAATTGACTTCCTGGTCTCTCAGTACTCGACTGCGAAAGGAAAAGTTCTGTATGACCTCGACA ATATAGGTCCTCTACTTGGCGGAAGGATACACGGGCAGCTAGGGAAGGAGGTCCGGCCTGCCATGGACGGAGCGCTCAGTCTGGCTGGAG TGAAAATCGAAAGAGCCCTAAAAG CGATGCGAGAGACGAGGGAGGCTCTGGAGAATGCCAGTGTGTCTCTGGAGGTGCTCCAGGAGGGCAGCGGGAAGCTGGCCTTCAGCCTGAGTCTGATGAGGAGCAGTCTGAGGCGCAGCCTGGACGACCCGGCCTGCAGGGACCCCAAGAACCAGCCCACCTCCGCCCAGCTCTGCAGCGCCATCCAGAGCTCCCTcagccacctccacctgcacgCCAACTACTCCAGG CTGGCAAGTGTGAACCCTCAGCTGGAGAAGATGAACCAGGTTCTGCAGACAGACTTGAGAGCCGTCATCCAGAGG GGCTACTCGTCTCTGAACAATACTCCTTCCATGGTGGTGGATCAGACCACGTCCGTGGTGGAGG GGGTGAGAGGGCTGTTGGACGGCATTGGCTCCAACATCAGCAGCTTCTCCAAGGGTTTCCCGGTCCGAAGCAGTCTGGCCAACTTCACCATCTTCATCAACCAGGCCCACTCGTCCATCGAGGACCACTACCCCCAGCTGGACCAGGCAGACTTCTACAG GTGGGCTGGCTGCATCGCGCTGTGCTGCatgctggtcctggtcctggcctTCAACTACCTGGGCCTGCTGTGTGGAACGCTGGGCTACGACAAACACGCCTCACCCACCACCCGGGGCTGCATCTCCAACACTGGGGGCACCCTGCTCATGGC GGGGGTGGGCTTCAGCTTCCTGTTCTCCTGGCTGCTCATGGGGGTCGTCACCGCCGCCTTCCTGGTTGGGGGGAACCTGGAGAAGCTGCTCTGTGAGCCCTACCACAGCAAGGAGCTCTTCAAG CTCCTGGACACGCCCCACATGGTGGACCCCCAGTGGAGGAACTTCATCCCCGGGTTCCTGTACAACGACTCGGACCTGGACCTCACCGTGGAGAACCTGTACAG TAACTGTAAGGAGAACAGGGGTATCTACTCCGCCGGGCGTCTGGATAAGATCTTCAACATCACAGCGTTCCTCAACACAACCCTG ttcacCAGGGAGGTGGTGTCGGTGCTGGAGGGGATCCGTCTGGACCTGGGTGGGGTGGAGCTGCTGCAGGCGGAGGGGCGGCAGAACCTTCTGGACTTCTCTGAGTCCGGCCTGTCAGAGATCAACTACGCCCAATACCTGGAGgag GTGAATAAAGGTGTGACGGTGGAGGACCTGCTGACCTTCACCAGCCAGCTGGAGGCCCAGACGGACCTCATG cccgaGGGGCCCCTCCAGACCGCTCTGAAGGGCCACACCAGCACCCTGAGACAGATCCACAGCCAGCAGGTGGTGCCACTGGAGCAGGCCATG AAATATGTGAGAGCCAGG AGTGCGTTGAACCAGAGTATGAGGTTCCTGGAGCGAACGGCCTCCGACCTGCCA AACAAAGTTTTGGCCGTTTTAAACGCCCTGGATGAAGCCCAATACCTAATCTCCAAGAATGCAACACAACTGACCAGTCAG gaGACGAAGCTGTACAAGGACGTCATCGTTGGCTACTTCCAGCAGTACATTGACTGGGTGAAGAGCTCG CTGGCATTGGAGGTGGCGACCTGTAAGCCCTTGAGCAACATGGTGGACACTACCCACATCCTCACTTGCAACTTCCTGCTGGACGCCATG AACACGTTCTGGATGGGTCTGGGCTGCAGCACGCTGTTCCTCCTGCCCAGCATCGTCCTCGCCGTGAAGCTCGCCAAGTTCTACCGCCGCATGGAAACAGAGGACGTCTACGACGA CTCCTCTGTCTCTGGAACCTGGCACTTTACTCTCTGA
- the prom1a gene encoding prominin-1-A isoform X7 gives MWRSGLLLLLAGHLVSCELQPDPGITPPPGRPPPPGRPPRERLDFGSVPAGVYETLAHYEPGPIGILFSLVHAFLCVVQPNPFPQDLIVKLVKEKFGAPQTEYQKPENIVLTLQVLYYELGFLLCAAVGVVYLVLLPLAGLLLCICRCCDNCGGEMHQRQRKNADCQRGLLGTLLFTTSLVISIGVLCAYTANQTLSSQVKNVRRLVNSNMRDLHTFVNDTPTQIDFLVSQYSTAKGKVLYDLDNIGPLLGGRIHGQLGKEVRPAMDGALSLAGVKIERALKAMRETREALENASVSLEVLQEGSGKLAFSLSLMRSSLRRSLDDPACRDPKNQPTSAQLCSAIQSSLSHLHLHANYSRLASVNPQLEKMNQVLQTDLRAVIQRGYSSLNNTPSMVVDQTTSVVEGVRGLLDGIGSNISSFSKGFPVRSSLANFTIFINQAHSSIEDHYPQLDQADFYRWAGCIALCCMLVLVLAFNYLGLLCGTLGYDKHASPTTRGCISNTGGTLLMAGVGFSFLFSWLLMGVVTAAFLVGGNLEKLLCEPYHSKELFKLLDTPHMVDPQWRNFIPGFLYNDSDLDLTVENLYSNCKENRGIYSAGRLDKIFNITAFLNTTLFTREVVSVLEGIRLDLGGVELLQAEGRQNLLDFSESGLSEINYAQYLEEVNKGVTVEDLLTFTSQLEAQTDLMPEGPLQTALKGHTSTLRQIHSQQVVPLEQAMKYVRARSALNQSMRFLERTASDLPNKVLAVLNALDEAQYLISKNATQLTSQETKLYKDVIVGYFQQYIDWVKSSLALEVATCKPLSNMVDTTHILTCNFLLDAMNTFWMGLGCSTLFLLPSIVLAVKLAKFYRRMETEDVYDDGPAGWS, from the exons ATGTGGAGGTCCGGCCTACTGCTGCTCCTGGCCGGACACCTCGTCTCATGTGAGCTGCAGCCGGACCCCGGGATAACCCCGCCGCCCGGGAGACCCCCGCCGCCCGGGAGACCCCCCCGGGAGAGGCTGGACTTCGGTTCCGTCCCGGCGGGGGTCTACGAGACCCTGGCCCACTACGAGCCAGGACCTATCGGGATCCTCTTCAGCCTGGTGCACGCCTTCCTGTGCGTGGTCCAGCCAAACCCCTTCCCCCAAG ATCTCATCGTAAAACTGGTGAAGGAGAAGTTTGGAGCGCCTCAGACGGAGTATCAGAAG ccagagaaCATAGTCCTGACCCTGCAG gtgctcTACTATGAACTGGGCTTCCTGCTGTGTGCGGCGGTGGGCGTGGTGTACCTggtgctcctccccctcgccgGCCTCCTGCTGTGTATCTGCCGTTGCTGTGACAACTGCGGAGGGGAAATGCACCAGCGGCAGCGGAAGAACGCCGACTGTCAGCGCGGCCTTCTGGGAACGCTACTGTTCACCACCTCGCTGGTCATCAG CATCGGAGTGCTGTGTGCCTacacagccaatcagacgcTGAGCTCTCAGGTGAAGAACGTCAGGCGATTGGTCAACAGCAACATGAGGGACCTTCACACCTTCGTCAACGACACGCCCACG CAAATTGACTTCCTGGTCTCTCAGTACTCGACTGCGAAAGGAAAAGTTCTGTATGACCTCGACA ATATAGGTCCTCTACTTGGCGGAAGGATACACGGGCAGCTAGGGAAGGAGGTCCGGCCTGCCATGGACGGAGCGCTCAGTCTGGCTGGAG TGAAAATCGAAAGAGCCCTAAAAG CGATGCGAGAGACGAGGGAGGCTCTGGAGAATGCCAGTGTGTCTCTGGAGGTGCTCCAGGAGGGCAGCGGGAAGCTGGCCTTCAGCCTGAGTCTGATGAGGAGCAGTCTGAGGCGCAGCCTGGACGACCCGGCCTGCAGGGACCCCAAGAACCAGCCCACCTCCGCCCAGCTCTGCAGCGCCATCCAGAGCTCCCTcagccacctccacctgcacgCCAACTACTCCAGG CTGGCAAGTGTGAACCCTCAGCTGGAGAAGATGAACCAGGTTCTGCAGACAGACTTGAGAGCCGTCATCCAGAGG GGCTACTCGTCTCTGAACAATACTCCTTCCATGGTGGTGGATCAGACCACGTCCGTGGTGGAGG GGGTGAGAGGGCTGTTGGACGGCATTGGCTCCAACATCAGCAGCTTCTCCAAGGGTTTCCCGGTCCGAAGCAGTCTGGCCAACTTCACCATCTTCATCAACCAGGCCCACTCGTCCATCGAGGACCACTACCCCCAGCTGGACCAGGCAGACTTCTACAG GTGGGCTGGCTGCATCGCGCTGTGCTGCatgctggtcctggtcctggcctTCAACTACCTGGGCCTGCTGTGTGGAACGCTGGGCTACGACAAACACGCCTCACCCACCACCCGGGGCTGCATCTCCAACACTGGGGGCACCCTGCTCATGGC GGGGGTGGGCTTCAGCTTCCTGTTCTCCTGGCTGCTCATGGGGGTCGTCACCGCCGCCTTCCTGGTTGGGGGGAACCTGGAGAAGCTGCTCTGTGAGCCCTACCACAGCAAGGAGCTCTTCAAG CTCCTGGACACGCCCCACATGGTGGACCCCCAGTGGAGGAACTTCATCCCCGGGTTCCTGTACAACGACTCGGACCTGGACCTCACCGTGGAGAACCTGTACAG TAACTGTAAGGAGAACAGGGGTATCTACTCCGCCGGGCGTCTGGATAAGATCTTCAACATCACAGCGTTCCTCAACACAACCCTG ttcacCAGGGAGGTGGTGTCGGTGCTGGAGGGGATCCGTCTGGACCTGGGTGGGGTGGAGCTGCTGCAGGCGGAGGGGCGGCAGAACCTTCTGGACTTCTCTGAGTCCGGCCTGTCAGAGATCAACTACGCCCAATACCTGGAGgag GTGAATAAAGGTGTGACGGTGGAGGACCTGCTGACCTTCACCAGCCAGCTGGAGGCCCAGACGGACCTCATG cccgaGGGGCCCCTCCAGACCGCTCTGAAGGGCCACACCAGCACCCTGAGACAGATCCACAGCCAGCAGGTGGTGCCACTGGAGCAGGCCATG AAATATGTGAGAGCCAGG AGTGCGTTGAACCAGAGTATGAGGTTCCTGGAGCGAACGGCCTCCGACCTGCCA AACAAAGTTTTGGCCGTTTTAAACGCCCTGGATGAAGCCCAATACCTAATCTCCAAGAATGCAACACAACTGACCAGTCAG gaGACGAAGCTGTACAAGGACGTCATCGTTGGCTACTTCCAGCAGTACATTGACTGGGTGAAGAGCTCG CTGGCATTGGAGGTGGCGACCTGTAAGCCCTTGAGCAACATGGTGGACACTACCCACATCCTCACTTGCAACTTCCTGCTGGACGCCATG AACACGTTCTGGATGGGTCTGGGCTGCAGCACGCTGTTCCTCCTGCCCAGCATCGTCCTCGCCGTGAAGCTCGCCAAGTTCTACCGCCGCATGGAAACAGAGGACGTCTACGACGA
- the prom1a gene encoding prominin-1-A isoform X3: MWRSGLLLLLAGHLVSCELQPDPGITPPPGRPPPPGRPPRERLDFGSVPAGVYETLAHYEPGPIGILFSLVHAFLCVVQPNPFPQDLIVKLVKEKFGAPQTEYQKPENIVLTLQVLYYELGFLLCAAVGVVYLVLLPLAGLLLCICRCCDNCGGEMHQRQRKNADCQRGLLGTLLFTTSLVISIGVLCAYTANQTLSSQVKNVRRLVNSNMRDLHTFVNDTPTQIDFLVSQYSTAKGKVLYDLDNIGPLLGGRIHGQLGKEVRPAMDGALSLAGAMRETREALENASVSLEVLQEGSGKLAFSLSLMRSSLRRSLDDPACRDPKNQPTSAQLCSAIQSSLSHLHLHANYSRLASVNPQLEKMNQVLQTDLRAVIQRGYSSLNNTPSMVVDQTTSVVEGVRGLLDGIGSNISSFSKGFPVRSSLANFTIFINQAHSSIEDHYPQLDQADFYRWAGCIALCCMLVLVLAFNYLGLLCGTLGYDKHASPTTRGCISNTGGTLLMAGVGFSFLFSWLLMGVVTAAFLVGGNLEKLLCEPYHSKELFKLLDTPHMVDPQWRNFIPGFLYNDSDLDLTVENLYSNCKENRGIYSAGRLDKIFNITAFLNTTLFTREVVSVLEGIRLDLGGVELLQAEGRQNLLDFSESGLSEINYAQYLEEVNKGVTVEDLLTFTSQLEAQTDLMPEGPLQTALKGHTSTLRQIHSQQVVPLEQAMKYVRARSALNQSMRFLERTASDLPNKVLAVLNALDEAQYLISKNATQLTSQETKLYKDVIVGYFQQYIDWVKSSLALEVATCKPLSNMVDTTHILTCNFLLDAMNTFWMGLGCSTLFLLPSIVLAVKLAKFYRRMETEDVYDDNDTIPMKTVPSYDTMTRFPRASAPPSYIDW, encoded by the exons ATGTGGAGGTCCGGCCTACTGCTGCTCCTGGCCGGACACCTCGTCTCATGTGAGCTGCAGCCGGACCCCGGGATAACCCCGCCGCCCGGGAGACCCCCGCCGCCCGGGAGACCCCCCCGGGAGAGGCTGGACTTCGGTTCCGTCCCGGCGGGGGTCTACGAGACCCTGGCCCACTACGAGCCAGGACCTATCGGGATCCTCTTCAGCCTGGTGCACGCCTTCCTGTGCGTGGTCCAGCCAAACCCCTTCCCCCAAG ATCTCATCGTAAAACTGGTGAAGGAGAAGTTTGGAGCGCCTCAGACGGAGTATCAGAAG ccagagaaCATAGTCCTGACCCTGCAG gtgctcTACTATGAACTGGGCTTCCTGCTGTGTGCGGCGGTGGGCGTGGTGTACCTggtgctcctccccctcgccgGCCTCCTGCTGTGTATCTGCCGTTGCTGTGACAACTGCGGAGGGGAAATGCACCAGCGGCAGCGGAAGAACGCCGACTGTCAGCGCGGCCTTCTGGGAACGCTACTGTTCACCACCTCGCTGGTCATCAG CATCGGAGTGCTGTGTGCCTacacagccaatcagacgcTGAGCTCTCAGGTGAAGAACGTCAGGCGATTGGTCAACAGCAACATGAGGGACCTTCACACCTTCGTCAACGACACGCCCACG CAAATTGACTTCCTGGTCTCTCAGTACTCGACTGCGAAAGGAAAAGTTCTGTATGACCTCGACA ATATAGGTCCTCTACTTGGCGGAAGGATACACGGGCAGCTAGGGAAGGAGGTCCGGCCTGCCATGGACGGAGCGCTCAGTCTGGCTGGAG CGATGCGAGAGACGAGGGAGGCTCTGGAGAATGCCAGTGTGTCTCTGGAGGTGCTCCAGGAGGGCAGCGGGAAGCTGGCCTTCAGCCTGAGTCTGATGAGGAGCAGTCTGAGGCGCAGCCTGGACGACCCGGCCTGCAGGGACCCCAAGAACCAGCCCACCTCCGCCCAGCTCTGCAGCGCCATCCAGAGCTCCCTcagccacctccacctgcacgCCAACTACTCCAGG CTGGCAAGTGTGAACCCTCAGCTGGAGAAGATGAACCAGGTTCTGCAGACAGACTTGAGAGCCGTCATCCAGAGG GGCTACTCGTCTCTGAACAATACTCCTTCCATGGTGGTGGATCAGACCACGTCCGTGGTGGAGG GGGTGAGAGGGCTGTTGGACGGCATTGGCTCCAACATCAGCAGCTTCTCCAAGGGTTTCCCGGTCCGAAGCAGTCTGGCCAACTTCACCATCTTCATCAACCAGGCCCACTCGTCCATCGAGGACCACTACCCCCAGCTGGACCAGGCAGACTTCTACAG GTGGGCTGGCTGCATCGCGCTGTGCTGCatgctggtcctggtcctggcctTCAACTACCTGGGCCTGCTGTGTGGAACGCTGGGCTACGACAAACACGCCTCACCCACCACCCGGGGCTGCATCTCCAACACTGGGGGCACCCTGCTCATGGC GGGGGTGGGCTTCAGCTTCCTGTTCTCCTGGCTGCTCATGGGGGTCGTCACCGCCGCCTTCCTGGTTGGGGGGAACCTGGAGAAGCTGCTCTGTGAGCCCTACCACAGCAAGGAGCTCTTCAAG CTCCTGGACACGCCCCACATGGTGGACCCCCAGTGGAGGAACTTCATCCCCGGGTTCCTGTACAACGACTCGGACCTGGACCTCACCGTGGAGAACCTGTACAG TAACTGTAAGGAGAACAGGGGTATCTACTCCGCCGGGCGTCTGGATAAGATCTTCAACATCACAGCGTTCCTCAACACAACCCTG ttcacCAGGGAGGTGGTGTCGGTGCTGGAGGGGATCCGTCTGGACCTGGGTGGGGTGGAGCTGCTGCAGGCGGAGGGGCGGCAGAACCTTCTGGACTTCTCTGAGTCCGGCCTGTCAGAGATCAACTACGCCCAATACCTGGAGgag GTGAATAAAGGTGTGACGGTGGAGGACCTGCTGACCTTCACCAGCCAGCTGGAGGCCCAGACGGACCTCATG cccgaGGGGCCCCTCCAGACCGCTCTGAAGGGCCACACCAGCACCCTGAGACAGATCCACAGCCAGCAGGTGGTGCCACTGGAGCAGGCCATG AAATATGTGAGAGCCAGG AGTGCGTTGAACCAGAGTATGAGGTTCCTGGAGCGAACGGCCTCCGACCTGCCA AACAAAGTTTTGGCCGTTTTAAACGCCCTGGATGAAGCCCAATACCTAATCTCCAAGAATGCAACACAACTGACCAGTCAG gaGACGAAGCTGTACAAGGACGTCATCGTTGGCTACTTCCAGCAGTACATTGACTGGGTGAAGAGCTCG CTGGCATTGGAGGTGGCGACCTGTAAGCCCTTGAGCAACATGGTGGACACTACCCACATCCTCACTTGCAACTTCCTGCTGGACGCCATG AACACGTTCTGGATGGGTCTGGGCTGCAGCACGCTGTTCCTCCTGCCCAGCATCGTCCTCGCCGTGAAGCTCGCCAAGTTCTACCGCCGCATGGAAACAGAGGACGTCTACGACGA CAATGACACAATCCCCATGAAAAC